In Streptomyces sp. NBC_01439, the following are encoded in one genomic region:
- a CDS encoding SSI family serine proteinase inhibitor, protein MRHRLAAVSAATLLCLAGTAGLAEASPASSSTPSAMVLAVAQGDDAATGAVLRAVVLSCGYAAEGTHPDPRAACDALNATEGEFDRLLAAQDAGRACPRRYAPVTVTADGVWGGGRIEWKHTFRNACVMSATLNGNALYAF, encoded by the coding sequence ATGCGCCATCGCTTAGCCGCCGTTTCCGCCGCCACTCTCCTGTGCCTCGCCGGCACCGCGGGCCTGGCGGAGGCGAGCCCCGCGAGCTCGAGCACACCCTCCGCCATGGTCCTCGCCGTCGCCCAGGGGGACGACGCCGCCACGGGCGCGGTCCTGCGGGCGGTCGTCCTCAGCTGCGGTTACGCCGCCGAGGGCACGCACCCCGACCCCCGGGCCGCGTGCGACGCCCTCAATGCCACCGAGGGCGAGTTCGACCGCCTGCTGGCCGCTCAGGATGCCGGCCGGGCGTGCCCGAGGCGCTACGCCCCCGTCACCGTCACCGCGGACGGCGTATGGGGCGGGGGTCGCATCGAGTGGAAACACACCTTCCGCAACGCGTGCGTGATGTCCGCGACCCTGAACGGCAACGCCCTCTACGCGTTCTGA
- a CDS encoding TspO/MBR family protein has protein sequence MTSSATPAPPPHGAGSRRALAAFLVATYGVAFAGALASADAGEVYRSLERPPWAPPAWVFGPVWTVLYATIAIAGWLVWRCPDRPGVRRALTWWSAQLLLNLLWTPLFFGARRYGFALADIVLLLAAIGVTAALFRPLHRTAAALLLPYLLWVAYATALSAAIWHLNP, from the coding sequence GTGACATCTTCCGCAACACCTGCACCACCGCCGCACGGGGCCGGAAGCCGACGGGCTCTCGCCGCGTTCCTCGTGGCGACGTACGGCGTCGCGTTCGCCGGCGCCCTCGCCTCGGCCGACGCGGGCGAGGTCTACCGCTCGCTGGAGCGGCCGCCGTGGGCACCACCCGCCTGGGTCTTCGGCCCGGTCTGGACCGTGCTGTACGCCACGATCGCGATCGCCGGCTGGCTGGTCTGGCGCTGTCCGGACCGCCCGGGCGTACGGCGGGCGCTCACCTGGTGGTCCGCCCAGCTCCTCCTGAACCTCCTGTGGACACCGCTGTTCTTCGGTGCCCGCCGGTACGGATTCGCCCTGGCCGACATCGTCCTGCTCCTGGCCGCCATCGGCGTCACGGCGGCCCTCTTCCGGCCCCTGCACCGCACCGCCGCCGCACTGCTCCTGCCGTACCTGCTGTGGGTGGCCTACGCGACGGCGCTCAGCGCCGCCATCTGGCACCTCAACCCGTAG
- a CDS encoding BTAD domain-containing putative transcriptional regulator: MLLAHPNTPVGVERLTEALWDEEPPRHARTVLQGHVSRLRAVFVQYDAAAHGVELLTQGPAYRLRLPEALVDAHRFEESLRFVRRSVDPGEVVAVLREALGLWQGPAFAGTVHRAPLEAPAQALEELRLTAVEALARAYGQLGDHGTAASVLRAEAAAHPLREPLVAQLMLALARAGRQADALDRFHHTRKLLADEIGVDPAPVLIDAYHTLLRTDAPARAHPDADACADAGDRARAHAHAYADADNGTARPPAALAHAAHAAHAAPAEPAVTPQLLPRRPRGFIARRDELAALDRITTAVPGSLITLTGSAGVGKTALAVHWSHRRRADFPDGTLFVDLCGFSPTPGRETPAVLREFLLALGVPVERMPGSPAALGARYRELTAGRRLLVVLDNAVDSEQIRPLLPGGDECVTLVTSRDRLDGLVATDAARPVTVGALPAADSTALLAAVLGPEPVAAEPEAAARLAGLCDGLPLALRVAAARLATRPHRGLASFVGELADEQHRLDLLRAEDAGVAAALGLSLRHLPEPARWLFHHLGPHIGATLDTGTAAALADCPPPRAARALDQLAAAQLVVETGPQSYVLHDLVRLFARSLAPDDEPAGLLRLLDHWVQTLLAACAAAEPGGEPCCALPPGARRSAEIRRFADRTAALAWYSAERGTLRATVDAAIAAGLHDRAWRLVLLQWPLIVWQVRDGWVPLLEQGLASAELDGDPAAQSRASALLGWVLSEEGRPEEALARLERAPDLAVRAGDFEGEAVARINLAVALMRHGDRQRPGGLLADALALAEREGLTETVTLAHQHLAQHLISVGAAAEAAEHAARGLALAEPLLAAPRRVVLRTLHGEALAAVGRTGEAARQLHEAIREARANAYEEGEVAARLALDGLPEPERGPDPAPVPVWSAGARGRSPLSE; the protein is encoded by the coding sequence ATGTTGCTGGCCCACCCGAACACGCCCGTCGGTGTCGAGCGGCTCACCGAGGCGCTGTGGGACGAGGAGCCGCCGCGGCACGCGCGCACCGTGCTGCAGGGACACGTCTCCCGACTCCGTGCGGTTTTCGTACAGTACGACGCGGCCGCGCACGGTGTGGAGCTCCTCACCCAGGGGCCGGCGTACCGGCTGCGCCTGCCCGAGGCGCTCGTGGACGCCCACCGCTTCGAGGAGTCCCTCCGGTTCGTCCGGCGGAGCGTGGACCCGGGGGAGGTCGTGGCGGTCCTCCGCGAAGCGCTGGGGCTGTGGCAGGGGCCGGCGTTCGCCGGGACCGTGCACCGCGCTCCGCTGGAGGCCCCGGCGCAGGCGCTGGAGGAGCTGCGGCTGACGGCGGTGGAAGCGTTGGCGCGCGCGTACGGGCAGTTGGGTGACCACGGAACGGCTGCGTCCGTGCTGCGCGCCGAGGCCGCTGCGCACCCCCTGCGCGAGCCGCTCGTGGCGCAACTCATGCTGGCCCTGGCCCGGGCGGGCCGGCAGGCGGACGCGCTGGACCGGTTCCACCACACGCGGAAACTGCTCGCCGATGAGATCGGTGTCGACCCCGCACCGGTGCTCATCGACGCTTACCACACCCTCCTGCGCACGGACGCACCCGCCCGGGCCCACCCGGACGCCGACGCGTGTGCGGACGCCGGCGACCGCGCACGTGCCCACGCCCACGCGTACGCGGACGCCGACAACGGGACCGCCCGCCCGCCCGCCGCCCTGGCGCACGCGGCGCACGCGGCGCACGCGGCCCCCGCCGAGCCCGCCGTCACGCCCCAGCTGCTGCCCCGCCGACCACGGGGCTTCATCGCACGGCGGGACGAACTCGCCGCCCTCGACCGCATCACGACCGCGGTGCCCGGCTCCCTCATCACCCTCACGGGCAGTGCCGGCGTCGGCAAGACCGCGCTCGCCGTCCACTGGTCGCACCGACGTCGCGCCGACTTCCCCGACGGCACGCTCTTCGTCGACCTGTGCGGCTTCAGTCCCACCCCGGGCCGTGAAACCCCCGCCGTGCTGCGCGAGTTCCTGCTCGCACTCGGCGTCCCGGTCGAGCGGATGCCCGGGTCGCCCGCCGCCCTCGGAGCCCGCTACCGCGAACTGACCGCCGGGCGGCGACTGCTGGTCGTCCTGGACAATGCCGTCGACTCCGAGCAGATCCGCCCGTTGCTGCCCGGCGGGGACGAGTGCGTCACCCTCGTCACCAGTCGCGACCGGCTCGACGGGCTGGTGGCCACCGACGCCGCCCGCCCGGTGACGGTCGGCGCGTTGCCCGCCGCCGACTCGACGGCGCTGTTGGCCGCCGTGCTGGGCCCGGAACCGGTGGCCGCCGAACCGGAAGCGGCCGCGCGATTGGCCGGCCTGTGCGACGGACTGCCGCTCGCGCTGCGCGTCGCCGCGGCCCGGCTCGCCACCCGTCCGCACCGGGGACTGGCCTCCTTCGTCGGTGAACTTGCCGACGAGCAGCACCGGCTGGACCTGCTCCGGGCGGAAGACGCCGGCGTCGCCGCGGCGCTCGGCCTCAGCCTTCGGCATCTACCCGAACCGGCGCGGTGGTTGTTCCACCACCTGGGCCCGCACATCGGTGCCACGCTCGACACCGGCACCGCGGCCGCCCTCGCCGACTGTCCGCCGCCCCGGGCCGCCCGGGCGCTGGACCAGTTGGCCGCGGCCCAGTTGGTCGTGGAGACGGGCCCGCAGTCCTACGTGCTGCACGATCTGGTGCGCCTCTTCGCCCGCAGCCTGGCACCCGATGACGAACCCGCCGGGCTGCTCCGATTGCTCGACCACTGGGTGCAGACCCTGCTCGCGGCGTGCGCGGCCGCGGAACCCGGTGGCGAGCCGTGCTGCGCCCTCCCGCCCGGCGCCCGGCGCTCGGCCGAGATCCGCCGGTTCGCCGACCGAACGGCAGCCCTCGCCTGGTACTCCGCCGAACGCGGCACTCTGCGGGCAACGGTCGACGCCGCGATCGCGGCGGGCCTTCACGACCGGGCCTGGCGGCTCGTCCTGCTCCAGTGGCCGCTCATCGTGTGGCAGGTCCGCGACGGCTGGGTGCCGCTGCTCGAACAGGGCCTGGCATCCGCGGAACTCGACGGTGATCCGGCGGCCCAGTCCCGTGCGTCGGCGCTGCTCGGCTGGGTGCTGTCCGAGGAGGGCCGGCCGGAGGAAGCCCTGGCGCGATTGGAGCGGGCCCCTGATCTGGCCGTCCGGGCGGGGGACTTCGAGGGCGAGGCGGTCGCGCGGATCAACCTGGCCGTCGCGCTGATGCGGCACGGGGACCGCCAGCGGCCCGGCGGCCTGTTGGCCGACGCGCTCGCCCTGGCCGAGCGGGAGGGGCTCACCGAGACCGTCACGCTGGCACACCAACACCTCGCCCAGCACCTGATCTCGGTCGGCGCTGCGGCCGAAGCCGCCGAACACGCGGCCCGGGGGCTGGCTCTCGCCGAGCCCCTGCTGGCGGCGCCGCGGCGGGTGGTCCTGCGCACCCTTCACGGTGAGGCGCTGGCCGCCGTCGGTCGGACCGGCGAGGCCGCACGACAGCTCCACGAGGCCATCCGGGAGGCCCGGGCCAACGCCTACGAGGAGGGGGAGGTCGCCGCGCGGTTGGCACTGGACGGGCTTCCGGAGCCGGAGCGGGGGCCGGATCCGGCTCCGGTGCCGGTGTGGAGCGCGGGCGCGCGCGGGCGTTCCCCCCTCAGCGAATAG
- a CDS encoding 4-hydroxybenzoate 3-monooxygenase, translated as MVVLGAGPAGLVLGILLHAAGIDCVILERASRTQVQTRARAGFLAPNTVRILDRHGLADGLHRYGRRHGTCEFRTEDGRFRLDYGALGQGGQHHVYPQQDLVKDLLSHYLDLGGRICFRTEALVVQDTDGTRPSVTTSTPEGRPTRWTARYVAGCDGRYGAARGSLPPGAVRHHRYDHGVTWLGLLAETPASLDAVGYAVHDRGFAGHMARTSHVTRYYLQWQRGTPADAWPEQRIWDELDVRMRAVDHGPLRRGRLLERGVFDLACDVVEPLRHGSLFLAGDAASLLAPAAAKGANLAVLEAEILAEALVDALARGDTAGLDGYSDRCLAHIWRAQEFTGWMTRLLHAVPDRDQGSGALFQAALRRSRLASLRTSRIHQDWFAENYVGV; from the coding sequence GTGGTCGTTCTCGGCGCCGGCCCTGCCGGGCTCGTCCTCGGAATCCTGCTGCACGCCGCCGGGATCGACTGCGTCATCTTGGAACGCGCCTCCCGCACTCAGGTCCAGACGCGGGCCCGCGCGGGTTTCCTCGCCCCGAACACCGTGCGGATCCTGGACCGCCACGGCCTCGCCGACGGCCTGCACCGATACGGCCGACGCCACGGCACGTGCGAGTTCCGCACGGAGGACGGCCGGTTCCGCCTCGACTACGGGGCCCTCGGCCAGGGCGGGCAGCATCACGTCTACCCGCAGCAGGACCTGGTCAAGGACCTCCTCAGCCACTACCTCGACCTCGGCGGACGCATCTGCTTCCGTACCGAGGCGCTCGTCGTGCAGGACACCGACGGCACCCGGCCGTCCGTCACGACGAGCACGCCCGAAGGCCGTCCCACCCGGTGGACTGCCCGGTACGTCGCCGGCTGCGACGGTCGGTACGGGGCGGCCCGCGGCTCACTGCCGCCGGGCGCCGTCCGTCACCACCGGTACGACCACGGAGTGACCTGGCTCGGCCTGCTCGCCGAGACCCCTGCGAGCTTGGATGCCGTCGGCTACGCCGTCCACGACCGCGGCTTCGCCGGACACATGGCCCGCACGTCGCACGTCACCCGCTACTACCTCCAGTGGCAGCGCGGCACACCCGCCGATGCCTGGCCCGAGCAGCGGATCTGGGACGAGCTCGACGTCCGGATGCGCGCCGTGGACCACGGCCCCCTCCGACGGGGCAGACTCCTGGAACGCGGGGTCTTCGACCTCGCGTGCGACGTCGTCGAACCACTGCGCCACGGCTCGCTCTTCTTGGCGGGCGACGCGGCGAGCCTGCTCGCCCCGGCCGCCGCGAAGGGCGCCAACCTCGCGGTCCTGGAGGCCGAGATCCTGGCCGAAGCCCTCGTCGACGCCCTCGCCCGGGGCGACACCGCAGGACTCGACGGGTACTCGGACCGGTGCCTGGCGCACATCTGGCGGGCGCAGGAGTTCACCGGGTGGATGACCCGGCTCCTGCACGCGGTTCCCGACCGGGACCAGGGTTCCGGAGCGCTGTTCCAGGCCGCCCTGCGGCGTTCCCGGCTCGCTTCGCTGCGCACCTCGCGCATCCACCAGGACTGGTTCGCCGAGAACTACGTCGGCGTGTGA
- a CDS encoding methyltransferase, with protein sequence MMTTLPDETLLLDDVDDTARLRAAARFVREHDSAALLPLLLPGLDGPDLRALAAHCRFAHAGLLLFPPDADGLRSQLADCGLAVDTPSHPSVVVRERLARRHRRDPAELDVQILRPHVHGSIGERRAVEVFALIVPPYSDLEPIAAHERTRRHEAHLAFEIERPEPLVLRGLCAILSRHGARPDGGGYNPHEDGTVLYFTLPADAACDYQRLELYARGDHRDTLAAHLDHAELHHRPGHDARQCAETLLHLLTGAWTTQALAAFARLGLPDAMDTRTAHRTEDLARLTGTHPRGLATLLRYLVMLGVVTPGSVPAPALSPASDPAPAPEPAGFRLTELGALLRADAPGSMRPLALMYGGPFYRSFDGLDHAVRTGRPAFDHLFGENHFDHFAGDPELAALFDQSMAASSRMFLPLPDHPVITAAAQAPADATVVDVAGGNGELLRRILTAHPRLRGVLLERPHVVEAARRLLDAAGCGVRCDYRTGDFADVPPDADVYVLSRVLHDWDDDRCREILRHCVRAMPAHADLLVVERLLPVDGSPSLATAWDLHMLCNVGGRERRADHYARLFADAGLQLVGHRPLPLDAHVLHARRAGAPDPATGRS encoded by the coding sequence ATGATGACGACCCTCCCCGATGAAACGTTGCTCCTGGACGACGTCGACGACACCGCCCGCCTGCGCGCGGCAGCCCGGTTCGTCCGCGAGCACGACAGCGCCGCCCTGCTCCCCCTCCTCCTGCCCGGCCTCGACGGTCCGGACCTGCGGGCGTTGGCCGCGCACTGCCGGTTCGCCCACGCGGGGTTGCTGCTCTTCCCGCCGGACGCGGACGGCCTGCGGTCCCAACTCGCCGACTGCGGACTGGCCGTGGACACCCCCTCCCACCCCAGCGTGGTGGTCCGGGAACGCCTCGCCCGGCGCCACCGGCGCGACCCGGCCGAGCTCGACGTCCAGATCTTGCGCCCGCACGTGCACGGCTCCATCGGCGAACGGCGTGCGGTCGAAGTGTTCGCCCTGATCGTGCCCCCGTACTCCGACCTGGAACCGATCGCCGCCCACGAACGCACCCGCCGGCACGAGGCGCACCTCGCCTTCGAGATCGAGCGCCCCGAACCACTGGTCCTGCGCGGCCTGTGCGCGATCCTCAGCCGCCACGGCGCACGGCCCGACGGCGGCGGGTACAACCCGCACGAGGACGGCACGGTCCTCTACTTCACCCTGCCCGCCGACGCGGCCTGCGACTACCAGCGGCTGGAGCTCTACGCGCGGGGCGACCACCGGGACACCCTCGCCGCCCACCTGGACCACGCCGAACTGCACCACCGACCCGGCCACGACGCGCGGCAGTGCGCCGAAACGCTCCTCCACCTCCTCACCGGTGCATGGACGACACAGGCGCTCGCCGCCTTCGCCCGGCTCGGCCTGCCCGACGCCATGGACACCCGTACTGCACACCGCACCGAGGACCTCGCCCGGCTCACCGGCACCCACCCCCGCGGTCTCGCCACGCTCCTGCGCTATCTCGTCATGCTCGGCGTCGTCACACCGGGTTCCGTTCCGGCCCCGGCCCTGTCCCCGGCCTCGGATCCGGCACCGGCCCCGGAGCCCGCCGGGTTCCGCCTGACCGAACTCGGCGCCCTGCTGCGCGCGGACGCGCCCGGGTCGATGCGACCGCTGGCCCTGATGTACGGAGGCCCGTTCTACCGTTCCTTCGACGGCCTCGACCACGCGGTACGGACCGGCCGGCCGGCCTTCGACCACCTCTTCGGCGAGAACCACTTCGACCACTTCGCCGGCGATCCCGAACTCGCCGCCCTCTTCGACCAGTCCATGGCGGCGAGCTCACGGATGTTCCTTCCGCTCCCCGATCACCCGGTCATCACCGCCGCGGCCCAGGCGCCCGCGGACGCGACCGTCGTGGACGTGGCCGGAGGCAATGGAGAGCTCCTCCGCCGCATCCTCACCGCGCACCCGCGGCTGCGCGGCGTCCTCCTCGAACGGCCGCACGTCGTCGAGGCCGCCCGCCGGCTGCTCGATGCCGCGGGCTGCGGGGTGCGCTGCGACTACCGCACGGGCGACTTCGCCGACGTACCGCCCGACGCCGACGTCTACGTACTGTCCCGCGTCCTGCACGACTGGGACGACGACCGCTGCCGCGAGATCCTGCGCCACTGCGTCCGCGCGATGCCCGCCCACGCGGACCTGCTCGTCGTGGAACGCCTCCTGCCCGTCGACGGTTCCCCCTCGCTGGCCACCGCCTGGGACCTGCACATGCTGTGCAACGTCGGTGGCCGCGAACGCCGGGCCGACCACTACGCGCGCCTGTTCGCCGACGCGGGCCTCCAGCTCGTCGGCCACCGGCCGCTGCCCCTGGACGCGCACGTGCTGCACGCCCGTAGGGCGGGCGCACCGGACCCGGCCACCGGACGGAGCTGA
- a CDS encoding siderophore-interacting protein yields MSTRSPRPVVTFPIVLRELTVLRVSDVTPGMRRVTLGGPQLHAFEHAGLSLPPLRTEGFDDHVKFFFAEEGRDPVLPRQNVSSLDWPSDGRPISKDYTPVRFDPAAGEIDFDFVRHDGGIASSWAQQAAPGQVTWIAGPKMSHGHPEGADWLLVIGDETALPAIGRWLDEMPDGTRARVFIEVGEESHRQELPTRAEAEVTWLVRAGTPAGRSDLLERAVRDMEWLPGTVFVWAAGEAVTLKGIRRHLSVERGVPREQTHITGYWRRAEVAPGHTEPADPDVLEGEDAHGRLHELTDLAPGLAIRVAVTLGLVDLVYQGVREPAELARRSGTEPRSLGALLKYLVEIEVLEQAEDGYRLTPVGEELVEDDHSLEEYDLRGAQAAFDLSLAGLAERLRSGANGCRTASGESLAEALRTDVRLGGSARTAIEDEARWVSTGVAGAFDWSAVNVLGATGNGAGTVVNALVKEFPGLRVRLAALPSVLGVLGGEILDPEVLPRVELVAQTHPVPSGAGTLLLCRLLEWLPDEDAVLTLTEAAAALEADGVLVLVEQVEAADPEDIDAALHHLRLTAAFGSGLRSVEDVTALAERAGLAVRDCRDVGWDHRLWVLAPSA; encoded by the coding sequence ATGTCCACCCGTAGTCCCCGCCCGGTCGTCACCTTCCCCATCGTGCTCAGGGAGCTGACGGTGTTGCGCGTCTCGGACGTCACGCCCGGGATGCGGCGGGTGACCCTGGGCGGACCTCAGCTGCACGCCTTCGAGCACGCGGGCCTGTCCCTACCGCCGCTGCGCACGGAGGGCTTCGACGACCACGTGAAGTTCTTCTTCGCGGAGGAAGGCCGGGATCCGGTGCTGCCCCGGCAGAACGTCAGCAGCCTGGACTGGCCCTCGGACGGACGGCCGATCTCCAAGGACTACACGCCGGTGCGGTTCGACCCGGCGGCCGGGGAGATCGACTTCGACTTCGTCCGGCACGACGGCGGGATCGCCTCGTCGTGGGCGCAGCAGGCCGCTCCGGGCCAGGTGACCTGGATCGCCGGGCCGAAGATGTCGCACGGCCACCCCGAGGGCGCCGACTGGCTGCTGGTGATCGGCGACGAGACGGCGCTGCCCGCGATCGGCCGCTGGCTCGACGAAATGCCCGACGGGACCCGGGCCCGGGTGTTCATCGAGGTCGGCGAGGAGAGCCACCGTCAGGAACTGCCGACGCGCGCGGAGGCCGAAGTCACCTGGCTGGTGCGCGCGGGCACGCCGGCCGGGCGCAGCGATCTGCTGGAGCGCGCGGTGCGCGACATGGAGTGGCTGCCGGGCACGGTGTTCGTCTGGGCGGCCGGGGAGGCCGTCACCCTCAAGGGCATCCGGCGGCACCTGTCGGTGGAGCGGGGCGTTCCGCGCGAGCAGACGCACATCACCGGCTACTGGCGGCGGGCCGAGGTCGCGCCCGGCCACACCGAGCCCGCCGACCCCGATGTCCTGGAGGGCGAGGACGCGCACGGCCGGCTCCACGAACTGACCGACCTGGCACCGGGGCTGGCGATCCGCGTGGCCGTCACCCTGGGCCTGGTCGACCTGGTCTACCAAGGCGTACGGGAGCCCGCGGAGCTGGCGCGGCGCAGCGGGACCGAGCCGCGCTCGCTCGGTGCGCTGCTGAAGTACCTCGTGGAGATCGAGGTGCTCGAGCAGGCCGAGGACGGCTACCGGCTGACGCCGGTGGGTGAGGAACTGGTCGAGGACGACCACTCGTTGGAGGAGTACGACCTGCGCGGTGCCCAGGCCGCCTTCGACCTGTCGTTGGCGGGGCTCGCCGAGCGGCTGCGCTCGGGCGCGAACGGCTGCCGGACCGCTTCCGGTGAGTCCCTGGCGGAGGCGCTGCGCACCGATGTGCGCCTCGGCGGTTCGGCCCGCACCGCGATCGAGGACGAGGCGCGCTGGGTCTCGACCGGGGTGGCCGGTGCCTTCGACTGGTCGGCGGTGAACGTCCTCGGTGCCACGGGCAACGGCGCCGGCACGGTCGTGAACGCGCTGGTCAAGGAGTTTCCCGGGCTGCGGGTTCGGCTCGCCGCCCTGCCGTCGGTGCTGGGGGTCCTGGGCGGGGAGATCCTCGATCCGGAGGTGCTGCCCCGGGTGGAACTCGTAGCGCAGACCCACCCGGTGCCGTCGGGTGCGGGGACGCTCCTGCTGTGCCGGCTGCTGGAGTGGCTGCCTGACGAGGACGCGGTACTGACCCTGACCGAGGCCGCGGCCGCGCTGGAGGCCGACGGCGTTCTGGTGCTGGTCGAGCAGGTCGAGGCGGCCGACCCGGAGGACATCGACGCGGCCTTGCACCACCTGCGGCTCACGGCGGCGTTCGGCTCCGGGCTGCGTTCGGTGGAGGACGTGACCGCGCTGGCGGAGCGGGCCGGGCTCGCGGTGCGCGACTGCCGTGACGTCGGCTGGGACCACCGGCTGTGGGTGCTCGCGCCGAGCGCCTGA
- a CDS encoding dihydrofolate reductase family protein: MGKVVMYGSVSVDGFIADESDQPGPLFDWLSSGDVPLDGSGELKVSQTSYDHTRPYWDQIGATIVGRHVFDMTDGWDGMPPGGIDHVVVVTHRPEPEGWDPEAPFHFVDGVEAAVAKAQELAGDRIVEVAAGDVGGQLLAEGLIDEVRMDVVPVVFGSGKRYFGSVHAQHLLEDPDVVIQGNRVLHLSYRVRR; the protein is encoded by the coding sequence GTGGGCAAGGTGGTCATGTACGGCTCGGTGTCGGTGGACGGCTTCATCGCGGACGAGAGTGACCAGCCCGGGCCGCTGTTCGACTGGTTGTCCAGCGGTGACGTCCCGTTGGACGGGAGCGGCGAGCTGAAGGTTTCGCAGACGTCCTACGACCACACCCGGCCGTACTGGGACCAGATCGGGGCGACGATCGTCGGCCGCCACGTCTTCGACATGACGGACGGCTGGGACGGGATGCCTCCGGGCGGTATCGACCACGTGGTCGTCGTGACGCACCGGCCGGAGCCCGAGGGCTGGGACCCCGAGGCGCCGTTTCACTTCGTCGACGGCGTCGAGGCAGCCGTGGCCAAGGCGCAGGAGCTCGCGGGTGACCGCATCGTCGAGGTCGCCGCCGGCGACGTCGGTGGCCAGCTGCTTGCCGAGGGTCTGATCGACGAGGTGCGCATGGACGTCGTGCCCGTCGTGTTCGGGTCGGGCAAGCGCTATTTCGGGTCGGTCCACGCGCAGCACCTGTTGGAGGATCCTGACGTGGTGATCCAGGGCAACCGGGTGCTTCACCTGAGTTATCGGGTGCGCCGTTGA
- a CDS encoding MarR family transcriptional regulator: MEYSHDDAELVRQPIGYWSWAASDAVVTRIRAVLAGIGTTQPQAWILAQIAKAEVPPTRDGVTGVLSGYAAEGIDDLDEEIDATIGRGWVTQDTGGRLELTAAGADFYARVAATQAELWQERHRGIPDEEYVITLKVLQRFIRNTGGDAWHH, encoded by the coding sequence ATGGAGTACTCGCACGACGACGCCGAGTTGGTGCGGCAGCCCATCGGTTACTGGAGCTGGGCCGCCTCAGATGCGGTGGTCACCCGTATCAGGGCCGTCCTCGCCGGAATCGGCACCACCCAGCCGCAGGCGTGGATCCTGGCGCAGATCGCGAAGGCCGAGGTGCCGCCGACCCGGGACGGCGTGACCGGCGTGCTGAGCGGCTACGCGGCCGAGGGCATCGATGACCTCGACGAGGAGATCGACGCCACCATCGGCCGCGGATGGGTCACGCAGGACACGGGCGGACGCCTCGAACTCACGGCCGCAGGAGCGGACTTCTACGCCCGGGTGGCCGCGACGCAGGCGGAGCTGTGGCAGGAACGGCACCGGGGGATCCCGGACGAGGAGTACGTGATCACGCTCAAGGTCCTCCAGCGGTTCATCCGCAACACCGGAGGCGACGCCTGGCACCACTGA
- a CDS encoding ABC transporter substrate-binding protein, with product MSVLHRTHRRPARALAALTAAAACLGLLTACGGEDSTAAKDKPAAAGADASAAFPVSLTNAWGKTEVKKKPVKVATVSDGDTAIALALGIVPVITPDVEDGAKVPEYKQRAIDKLGAGKLKTYDDADGTAYEAIAAEAPDIILGMNTWEMDADYAKLQPIAPVVTFTDKAQADTMTWQDRLKTAAKALGMSAKADEVIAANEKATSEAAAAHPEFKGKTYTYTVVHPEQVSFMSYADQDPGVFEKLGFTKTDKAKNYAPDKNAVSMENLDQLDADVLLVTYPFGDRGVISATELESNKLFQSLNAVKTKHFTVIPSDNSLSSAIAYPDALSAPWVVEQLTPLLAKAAAGQ from the coding sequence ATGTCCGTCCTGCACAGAACGCACCGTCGCCCGGCCCGAGCCCTCGCCGCCCTCACCGCGGCCGCCGCCTGTCTCGGCCTGCTCACCGCGTGCGGCGGCGAGGACTCGACCGCCGCCAAGGACAAGCCGGCCGCTGCCGGAGCCGACGCGTCCGCCGCCTTCCCCGTCTCCCTCACCAACGCGTGGGGCAAGACCGAGGTCAAGAAGAAGCCGGTGAAGGTCGCGACGGTCTCCGACGGAGACACCGCCATCGCGCTGGCCCTCGGCATCGTCCCGGTGATCACCCCGGACGTCGAGGACGGCGCCAAGGTTCCCGAGTACAAACAGCGCGCCATCGACAAGCTCGGCGCCGGCAAGCTGAAGACGTACGACGACGCCGACGGCACCGCCTACGAGGCCATCGCGGCCGAGGCCCCCGACATCATCCTCGGCATGAACACCTGGGAGATGGACGCGGACTACGCCAAGCTGCAGCCGATCGCCCCGGTGGTCACCTTCACCGACAAGGCACAGGCCGACACCATGACCTGGCAGGACCGGCTGAAGACGGCCGCGAAGGCCCTCGGCATGAGTGCCAAGGCCGACGAGGTCATCGCGGCGAACGAGAAGGCCACGTCGGAAGCCGCGGCCGCGCACCCCGAGTTCAAGGGCAAGACGTACACCTACACGGTCGTCCACCCCGAGCAGGTCAGCTTCATGTCCTACGCCGACCAGGACCCGGGCGTCTTCGAGAAGCTCGGCTTCACCAAGACCGACAAGGCGAAAAACTACGCGCCGGACAAGAACGCCGTGAGCATGGAGAACCTGGACCAGCTCGACGCCGACGTCCTCCTCGTGACCTACCCCTTCGGTGACCGCGGTGTGATCAGCGCGACCGAGCTGGAGTCCAACAAGCTGTTCCAGTCGCTGAACGCGGTGAAGACCAAGCACTTCACGGTCATCCCGTCGGACAACTCGCTGTCCTCGGCCATCGCCTACCCGGACGCGCTGAGCGCCCCGTGGGTCGTCGAGCAGCTCACCCCGCTCCTCGCGAAGGCCGCCGCCGGCCAGTGA